From one Nocardioides scoriae genomic stretch:
- a CDS encoding antitoxin, with the protein MGFLDDAKKKLSDAVNQHGDKINQGLDKAADAVDKKTGGKHSDKIRQGVAKAKQGLDGLDGTKGDDLGTTGTGGTTGTGFTPTSGTGTQHPAGPSDPATPTSAKEPKAPTGPMGDGTPGGTPGVDR; encoded by the coding sequence GCGACGCCGTGAACCAGCACGGCGACAAGATCAACCAGGGCCTCGACAAGGCCGCCGACGCCGTCGACAAGAAGACCGGCGGCAAGCACTCGGACAAGATCCGCCAGGGCGTGGCCAAGGCCAAGCAGGGCCTCGACGGCCTCGACGGCACCAAGGGCGACGACCTCGGCACCACGGGCACCGGCGGCACCACCGGCACCGGCTTCACGCCCACCAGCGGCACCGGCACCCAGCACCCCGCCGGCCCTAGCGACCCGGCCACGCCGACGTCGGCCAAGGAGCCCAAGGCCCCCACCGGCCCGATGGGCGACGGCACCCCCGGTGGCACCCCGGGGGTCGACCGGTGA
- a CDS encoding amino acid ABC transporter permease — MDDVFSNFDLVLRAFWLTLQLFLLSGLISLVLGTLLGALRVGPVAILRGAVSTYVTVVRNTPLLIVFIFVFIALPRIDVNFPFLVKGVIALSFYTSTFVCEAIRSGVNAVPLGQAEAARAIGLTFAGTMREVILPQAFRATVPPLASVMIALLKNTSVAAAFGLLEATARMRYFTNNNADAREAIFLLFAIGYVVLVEVVSFGASRLERRWKVAHA; from the coding sequence ATGGACGACGTCTTCAGCAACTTCGACCTGGTGCTCCGCGCCTTCTGGCTGACCCTCCAGCTGTTCCTGCTCTCCGGCCTGATCTCGCTGGTGCTGGGCACCCTGCTCGGCGCGCTGCGCGTGGGACCCGTCGCGATCCTGAGGGGGGCGGTGTCGACCTACGTCACGGTGGTGCGCAACACGCCCCTGCTGATCGTCTTCATCTTCGTCTTCATCGCGCTGCCGCGCATCGACGTCAACTTCCCGTTCCTCGTCAAGGGCGTCATCGCGCTCAGCTTCTACACCTCGACGTTCGTGTGCGAGGCCATCCGCTCGGGCGTCAACGCCGTCCCCCTCGGACAAGCCGAGGCAGCCCGCGCCATCGGGCTCACCTTCGCCGGCACCATGCGCGAGGTCATCCTCCCGCAGGCCTTCCGCGCGACCGTCCCGCCGCTGGCCAGCGTCATGATCGCGCTGCTGAAGAACACCTCGGTCGCCGCCGCCTTCGGGCTGCTCGAGGCCACCGCCCGGATGCGCTACTTCACCAACAACAACGCCGACGCGCGCGAGGCGATCTTCCTGCTCTTCGCGATCGGCTACGTCGTGCTCGTCGAGGTCGTGTCCTTCGGGGCCTCCCGGCTCGAGCGTCGCTGGAAGGTGGCCCACGCATGA
- a CDS encoding glutamate ABC transporter substrate-binding protein: protein MRFTRTRAVLATAGLALALSACGGNAGQSSQGGADVEVDKDAASSFEAGTKMKELADAGKITIGVKFDQPGLGFKGAADDVPTGFDVEMGKIFAGSLGIPEDGITWKETISDNREPYLQAGEVDLVIATYSITDERRQVVGQAGPYYVTGQQLLVKKGSDIQDVADIKGKEVCSVTGSTSLDNAEAEGAKPRGFDTYSECRDQVLDGTVEAMTTDGSILLGYAAQNPDELEVVGEPFSEERYGVGYSKDSSEMCQWINDTIETSFEDGNWEKAFDATLGKSGAEAPEQPKLDACDA, encoded by the coding sequence ATGCGATTCACCAGGACCAGGGCGGTGCTCGCCACCGCCGGGCTCGCCCTCGCGCTCAGCGCCTGCGGCGGCAACGCCGGACAGTCCTCGCAGGGGGGTGCGGACGTCGAGGTCGACAAGGACGCCGCCTCCAGCTTCGAGGCCGGCACCAAGATGAAGGAGCTCGCCGACGCCGGCAAGATCACCATCGGCGTCAAGTTCGACCAGCCCGGGCTCGGCTTCAAGGGCGCGGCGGACGACGTGCCGACCGGCTTCGACGTCGAGATGGGCAAGATCTTCGCCGGCTCCCTCGGCATCCCCGAGGACGGCATCACCTGGAAGGAGACCATCTCCGACAACCGGGAGCCCTACCTCCAGGCGGGCGAGGTCGACCTGGTCATCGCGACGTACTCCATCACCGACGAGCGTCGTCAGGTGGTCGGTCAGGCCGGGCCCTACTACGTGACCGGCCAGCAGCTGCTCGTCAAGAAGGGCAGCGACATCCAGGACGTGGCCGACATCAAGGGCAAGGAGGTCTGCTCGGTGACCGGGTCGACCTCCCTCGACAACGCCGAGGCCGAGGGCGCCAAGCCGCGCGGCTTCGACACCTACTCCGAGTGCCGCGACCAGGTGCTCGACGGCACCGTCGAGGCGATGACCACCGACGGCTCGATCCTGCTCGGCTACGCCGCCCAGAACCCCGACGAGCTCGAGGTCGTCGGCGAGCCCTTCTCCGAGGAGCGCTACGGGGTGGGCTACAGCAAGGACAGCTCCGAGATGTGCCAGTGGATCAACGACACGATCGAGACCTCGTTCGAGGACGGCAACTGGGAGAAGGCGTTCGACGCCACGCTCGGCAAGTCGGGCGCCGAGGCGCCCGAGCAGCCGAAGCTCGACGCCTGCGACGCCTGA
- a CDS encoding amino acid ABC transporter permease produces the protein MSANVLFDSPGPRTRRRHRIYSVVTVLALLGLLALVVLRLDAKGQLAYVLWEPFITPAYLQALLDGLLRTLQMAALAVVFSVVFGVVLGVAKLSDRRWVRGPAWLVVEFFRAVPVLLLMVFLYFSYGVGADGIGALWCVVIALTLYNGSVLAEVFRAGINAVPAGQAEAAYALGMRKSQVMSLVLLPQAVKIMLPSIISQCVVALKDTSLGFYIAAPGLTAVGKAIYTEFQNQVQTALVLAAMYVAVNLVLTAIATWVQRRYVGERATLDTTSVGPNALASGGAQGTPSGV, from the coding sequence ATGAGCGCCAACGTCCTGTTCGACTCCCCCGGCCCCCGCACCCGGCGACGCCACCGGATCTACTCGGTCGTCACGGTCCTCGCCCTGCTCGGCCTGCTCGCGCTCGTGGTGCTGCGCCTCGACGCCAAGGGACAGCTCGCCTACGTCCTGTGGGAGCCGTTCATCACCCCGGCCTACCTCCAGGCCCTCCTCGACGGCCTGCTGCGCACCCTGCAGATGGCCGCGCTGGCCGTGGTCTTCTCGGTGGTGTTCGGCGTGGTCCTCGGCGTCGCGAAGCTCTCGGACCGGCGCTGGGTCCGCGGACCGGCCTGGTTGGTCGTGGAGTTCTTCCGGGCCGTCCCGGTGCTGCTGCTGATGGTCTTCCTCTACTTCAGCTACGGCGTCGGCGCCGACGGCATCGGCGCGCTGTGGTGCGTCGTGATCGCGCTGACGCTCTACAACGGCTCGGTGCTGGCCGAGGTGTTCCGCGCGGGCATCAACGCCGTCCCTGCCGGGCAGGCGGAGGCGGCGTACGCCCTGGGGATGCGCAAGTCGCAGGTGATGTCGCTGGTCCTGCTGCCGCAGGCGGTGAAGATCATGCTGCCCTCGATCATCAGCCAGTGCGTGGTGGCCCTCAAGGACACCAGCCTCGGCTTCTACATCGCCGCACCGGGCCTGACGGCGGTGGGCAAGGCGATCTACACCGAGTTCCAGAACCAGGTGCAGACCGCGCTCGTGCTCGCCGCGATGTACGTCGCGGTCAACCTCGTCCTGACCGCCATCGCCACCTGGGTCCAGCGCCGCTACGTCGGCGAGCGCGCCACCCTGGACACCACCAGCGTCGGGCCCAACGCCCTGGCGTCCGGAGGCGCGCAGGGCACCCCCAGCGGGGTCTGA
- a CDS encoding hotdog fold domain-containing protein yields MSRVLDLHRKSTSLPVVGPLLGERLFSFAFSQVAPYFWSIRPRFTVIEPNHAEVVIPKRRAVKNHIGTVHAIALCNGLEAAMGVLAEASIPADKRWIPKGMEVAYTAKATSDITCHADTDPEQWTGTDPDVPVRVKGVRSDGTVVIEGVIRLWVTPKR; encoded by the coding sequence ATGAGCCGCGTCCTGGACCTGCACCGCAAGAGCACCTCCCTGCCCGTGGTGGGCCCGCTGCTGGGGGAGCGGCTGTTCTCGTTCGCGTTCTCGCAGGTCGCGCCGTACTTCTGGAGCATCCGGCCGCGCTTCACCGTGATCGAGCCCAACCACGCCGAGGTCGTCATCCCCAAGCGGCGGGCGGTGAAGAACCACATCGGGACGGTCCACGCCATCGCGCTGTGCAACGGCCTGGAGGCGGCGATGGGCGTGCTCGCCGAGGCCAGCATCCCGGCCGACAAGCGCTGGATCCCCAAGGGGATGGAGGTCGCCTACACCGCCAAGGCCACCAGCGACATCACCTGCCACGCCGACACCGACCCCGAGCAGTGGACCGGCACCGACCCGGACGTGCCCGTGCGCGTCAAGGGAGTGCGCTCGGACGGCACCGTCGTCATCGAGGGCGTCATCCGGCTGTGGGTGACCCCCAAGCGCTGA
- a CDS encoding amino acid ABC transporter ATP-binding protein gives MTDPETPDATAPPARRRRASSATSEPLIVLDHVDKWFGQLHVLQDIELTVHKGEVVVVIGPSGSGKSTLCRTINRLETIDQGRITLDGQELPQEGKALAALRSEVGMVFQSFNLFAHKTILENVTLGPIKVRGRSRAQAEERGRELLDRVGVGHQADKYPAQLSGGQQQRVAIARALAMEPKAMLFDEPTSALDPEMISEVLDVMVDLAQQGMTMIVVTHEMGFARTAADRVVFMADGAIVEENTPEEFFTHPRSARAQDFLGKILTH, from the coding sequence ATGACCGACCCCGAGACCCCCGACGCGACCGCCCCGCCGGCACGCCGCCGGCGCGCGTCGTCCGCGACCTCCGAGCCGCTCATCGTCCTCGACCACGTCGACAAGTGGTTCGGGCAGCTGCACGTCCTGCAGGACATCGAGCTCACCGTCCACAAGGGCGAGGTCGTCGTGGTGATCGGCCCCTCCGGGTCGGGCAAGTCGACGCTGTGCCGCACCATCAACCGCCTCGAGACCATCGACCAGGGCCGCATCACCCTCGACGGGCAGGAGCTGCCCCAGGAGGGCAAGGCCCTGGCCGCGCTGCGCTCCGAGGTCGGCATGGTGTTCCAGAGCTTCAACCTCTTCGCCCACAAGACGATCCTCGAGAACGTCACCCTCGGGCCGATCAAGGTGCGCGGCCGGAGCAGGGCGCAGGCCGAGGAGCGCGGTCGCGAGCTGCTCGACCGCGTGGGCGTGGGCCACCAGGCCGACAAGTACCCCGCCCAGCTCTCGGGCGGCCAGCAGCAGCGCGTGGCCATCGCCCGCGCCCTGGCCATGGAGCCCAAGGCGATGCTCTTCGACGAGCCCACCTCGGCCCTCGACCCCGAGATGATCTCGGAGGTCCTCGACGTCATGGTCGACCTCGCCCAGCAGGGCATGACGATGATCGTGGTGACCCACGAGATGGGCTTCGCGCGCACCGCCGCGGACCGGGTCGTCTTCATGGCCGACGGCGCGATCGTCGAGGAGAACACCCCCGAGGAGTTCTTCACCCACCCGCGGTCGGCGCGGGCCCAGGACTTCCTCGGCAAGATCCTCACCCACTGA
- the miaB gene encoding tRNA (N6-isopentenyl adenosine(37)-C2)-methylthiotransferase MiaB, protein MAEQRTYQVRTYGCQMNVHDSERLTGLLETAGYAAASGDEPADVVVLNTCAVRENADNKLYGNLGHLASVKKSRPGMQIAVGGCLAQKDRTTITDRAPWVDVVFGTHNIGSLPVLLERARVAEEAQVEILESLDVFPSTLPTKRESAYAAWVSVSVGCNNTCTFCIVPALRGKEKDRRPGDVLAEIEALVAEGVSEVTLLGQNVNAYGVEFGDRQAFSKLLRACGEIEGLERVRFTSPHPAEFTDDVIEAMAETPNVVPSLHMPLQSGSDAVLKAMRRSYRQSRYLGIIERVRAAMPDAAITTDIIVGFPGETEADFEATLDVVRAARFASAFTFQYSKRPGTPAAVLEDQVPKAVVQDRYERLVALVDEIAWAENRALEGRVVELMVAEGEGRKDAATRRLSGRARDNRLVHFTPLAPDGTPVDVRPGDVVEVEVTYGAPHHLVADGPVRSLRRTRSGDAWEARTAAPAPTAGVSLGLPTVGVPAPLPVVDGCSR, encoded by the coding sequence ATGGCTGAGCAACGCACCTACCAGGTCCGCACCTACGGGTGCCAGATGAACGTCCACGACTCCGAGCGCCTCACCGGCCTGCTGGAGACGGCGGGGTACGCCGCGGCGAGCGGCGACGAGCCCGCCGACGTCGTGGTGCTCAACACCTGCGCGGTCCGGGAGAACGCCGACAACAAGCTCTACGGCAACCTCGGCCACCTGGCGTCGGTCAAGAAGAGCCGACCGGGCATGCAGATCGCGGTCGGCGGCTGCCTGGCGCAGAAGGACCGCACCACCATCACCGACAGGGCCCCGTGGGTCGATGTCGTCTTCGGCACCCACAACATCGGCTCGCTGCCGGTGCTGCTGGAGCGGGCGCGGGTGGCCGAGGAGGCCCAGGTCGAGATCCTGGAGTCGCTCGACGTCTTCCCCTCGACGCTGCCGACCAAGCGCGAGTCGGCGTACGCCGCCTGGGTCTCGGTGTCCGTCGGGTGCAACAACACCTGCACGTTCTGCATCGTCCCGGCGCTGCGCGGCAAGGAGAAGGACCGCCGGCCCGGCGACGTCCTGGCCGAGATCGAGGCGCTGGTGGCCGAGGGCGTCAGCGAGGTCACCCTCCTGGGCCAGAACGTCAACGCCTACGGCGTGGAGTTCGGCGACCGGCAGGCCTTCTCCAAGCTGCTGCGCGCCTGCGGCGAGATCGAGGGCCTCGAGCGGGTGCGCTTCACCTCGCCGCACCCCGCGGAGTTCACCGACGACGTCATCGAGGCGATGGCCGAGACCCCCAACGTGGTGCCGTCGCTGCACATGCCGCTGCAGTCCGGCTCCGACGCCGTGCTCAAGGCGATGCGGCGCTCCTACCGCCAGTCGCGCTACCTCGGCATCATCGAGCGGGTCCGGGCCGCGATGCCCGACGCCGCGATCACCACCGACATCATCGTGGGCTTCCCCGGCGAGACCGAGGCGGACTTCGAGGCCACCCTCGACGTGGTGCGGGCCGCGCGGTTCGCCAGCGCCTTCACCTTCCAGTACTCCAAGCGCCCCGGCACCCCCGCCGCCGTGCTCGAGGACCAGGTGCCCAAGGCCGTCGTGCAGGACCGCTACGAGCGCCTGGTCGCCCTGGTCGACGAGATCGCCTGGGCCGAGAACCGCGCCCTCGAGGGCCGCGTCGTCGAGCTGATGGTCGCCGAGGGCGAGGGCCGCAAGGACGCCGCCACCCGCCGGCTCTCGGGCCGCGCCCGCGACAACCGCCTGGTGCACTTCACCCCGCTGGCGCCGGACGGCACCCCGGTCGACGTGCGCCCCGGCGACGTGGTCGAGGTCGAGGTCACCTACGGCGCCCCCCACCACCTCGTCGCCGACGGGCCGGTCCGCTCGCTGCGGCGTACCCGCTCGGGGGACGCGTGGGAGGCCCGCACCGCCGCGCCCGCCCCCACCGCCGGCGTCTCCCTCGGCCTGCCCACCGTCGGCGTCCCCGCGCCGCTCCCGGTGGTCGACGGCTGCTCACGCTGA
- a CDS encoding acyltransferase family protein, whose product MAVRNIQGLRAVAAFMVVLAHVGGTSGVHATLFGGGPGWVRLEEVGRTGVDLFFVISGFIMLVTTARVPHGVAGARHFLWRRVTRIYPPYLVVTSAVLAVYLLRPDLVNDSQEHRPDVLASFLLLPQDGLPLLLVGWTLVFEMYFYVVLALTLLLPRAALLPALAVWGMVTVAAGQVPSTHPWVQLVASPLNVEFMLGAVIGGLFAAGHRRAPLALSLLGAGGAVLLAALVMLGADPYPGDGDWPVVIVTVVPFTLLVYGLACLEAGSGWVVPGVLVGLGDVSYSLYLTHVAVFKVLTVGLAGLTLGGTASQVAVVLLALVAAVAGALVFYVLVEKRLLRTLHAGTVADRWRRRASPARQPA is encoded by the coding sequence GTGGCTGTCAGGAACATCCAGGGACTTCGTGCGGTGGCGGCCTTCATGGTCGTCCTCGCCCACGTCGGCGGCACCAGCGGCGTGCACGCCACGCTCTTCGGGGGCGGACCCGGCTGGGTCCGTCTCGAGGAGGTGGGACGGACGGGCGTCGACCTGTTCTTCGTGATCAGCGGCTTCATCATGCTCGTCACCACCGCCCGCGTGCCCCACGGCGTCGCGGGAGCGCGCCACTTCCTGTGGCGGCGTGTCACCCGGATCTACCCGCCCTACCTCGTGGTGACCTCGGCCGTCCTCGCGGTCTACCTGCTGCGGCCGGACCTGGTCAACGACAGCCAGGAGCACCGGCCCGACGTGCTCGCGTCCTTCCTGCTGCTGCCCCAGGACGGGCTGCCGCTGCTGCTCGTCGGGTGGACGCTGGTGTTCGAGATGTACTTCTACGTCGTCCTCGCCCTCACCCTGCTGCTCCCCCGTGCGGCGCTGCTGCCCGCTCTGGCCGTCTGGGGCATGGTCACCGTGGCGGCGGGCCAGGTGCCGTCCACGCACCCGTGGGTGCAGCTCGTGGCCAGTCCCCTCAACGTCGAGTTCATGCTCGGCGCGGTCATCGGCGGGCTGTTCGCCGCGGGCCACCGCCGGGCGCCCCTGGCGCTCTCGCTCCTCGGTGCCGGCGGCGCGGTCCTCCTGGCGGCGCTGGTCATGCTCGGGGCCGACCCCTACCCCGGCGACGGGGACTGGCCCGTGGTGATCGTCACGGTGGTCCCGTTCACGCTGCTCGTCTACGGGCTGGCCTGCCTGGAGGCCGGCTCCGGCTGGGTGGTGCCGGGCGTGCTCGTGGGCCTCGGGGACGTGTCGTACTCGCTTTACCTGACCCACGTCGCGGTCTTCAAGGTGCTGACGGTGGGGCTGGCCGGTCTGACGCTGGGCGGTACTGCGTCCCAGGTCGCGGTGGTGCTGCTGGCGCTGGTGGCAGCCGTCGCGGGGGCGCTGGTGTTCTACGTGCTCGTCGAGAAGCGACTGCTGCGGACGTTGCACGCCGGGACGGTCGCCGACCGGTGGCGCCGCCGCGCCTCGCCGGCCCGGCAGCCGGCCTGA
- the recA gene encoding recombinase RecA, whose protein sequence is MAAAANNRDKALDVALANIEKQFGKGSVMRLGDETRAPLEIIPTGAISLDIALGLGGLPRGRVVEIYGPESSGKTTVALHAVANAQAAGGIVAFIDAEHALDPEYAQRLGVDTDALLVSQPDSGEQALEIADMLIRSGALDLIVIDSVAALVPRAEIEGEMGDSHVGLQARLMSQALRKMTGALNNSGTTAIFINQLREKIGVMFGSPETTTGGRALKFYSSVRLDVRRIETLKDGTDMVGNRTRVKVVKNKVAPPFKQAEFDIMYGLGISREGGLIDVGVEQGLVRKAGAWYTYEGDQLGQGKENARTFLRDNPDLANEIEKKILEKLGIGAKVDKPADGFKADGGIDPDGIDF, encoded by the coding sequence ATGGCTGCTGCCGCCAACAACCGTGACAAGGCGCTCGACGTAGCGCTGGCCAACATCGAGAAGCAGTTCGGCAAGGGCTCGGTGATGCGGCTCGGCGACGAGACCCGCGCGCCGCTCGAGATCATCCCCACCGGGGCGATCTCCCTCGACATCGCGCTGGGCCTCGGTGGTCTGCCTCGCGGTCGCGTCGTGGAGATCTACGGCCCGGAGTCCTCCGGCAAGACGACGGTCGCGCTGCACGCGGTGGCCAACGCCCAGGCCGCCGGCGGCATCGTGGCCTTCATCGACGCCGAGCACGCGCTCGACCCGGAGTACGCCCAGCGCCTCGGCGTCGACACCGACGCCCTGCTGGTCTCGCAGCCCGACTCGGGCGAGCAGGCGCTGGAGATCGCCGACATGCTGATCCGCTCCGGCGCGCTGGACCTGATCGTCATCGACTCGGTGGCCGCGCTCGTGCCCCGCGCCGAGATCGAGGGCGAGATGGGCGACAGCCACGTCGGCCTCCAGGCACGGCTGATGAGCCAGGCGCTGCGCAAGATGACCGGCGCGCTCAACAACTCCGGCACCACGGCCATCTTCATCAACCAGCTCCGCGAGAAGATCGGCGTCATGTTCGGCTCGCCCGAGACCACGACCGGTGGTCGCGCGCTGAAGTTCTACTCCTCCGTGCGCCTCGACGTGCGACGCATCGAGACGCTCAAGGACGGCACCGACATGGTCGGCAACCGGACCCGCGTCAAGGTCGTCAAGAACAAGGTGGCCCCGCCCTTCAAGCAGGCCGAGTTCGACATCATGTACGGCCTGGGCATCAGCCGCGAGGGCGGCCTGATCGACGTGGGCGTCGAGCAGGGCCTCGTCCGCAAGGCCGGCGCCTGGTACACCTACGAGGGCGACCAGCTGGGCCAGGGCAAGGAGAACGCCCGCACCTTCCTGCGCGACAACCCCGACCTGGCCAACGAGATCGAGAAGAAGATCCTCGAGAAGCTCGGCATCGGCGCCAAGGTCGACAAGCCCGCCGACGGGTTCAAGGCCGACGGCGGCATCGACCCCGACGGCATCGACTTCTAG
- a CDS encoding regulatory protein RecX: MVGEHGSRRASRSRGRTPREPSPGLDTGPEADPESVARTILLNQLTGRARTRAELATKLADREVPDDVAGRLLDRFTEVGLIDDAAFARDWVEQRQSGRGLARRALAQELRRKGIDDEVAREALDEVDDDDEEQAARQLVRGRMRTVGRLEHDKAVRRMVGMLARKGHSSGVAFRVVKEELAAHGVETADEGLDGP, from the coding sequence GTGGTGGGGGAGCACGGCTCTCGGCGGGCCTCCCGCTCCCGGGGGCGGACCCCACGTGAGCCGTCCCCCGGGCTGGACACCGGTCCGGAGGCCGACCCCGAGTCGGTCGCCCGGACGATCCTGCTCAACCAGCTGACGGGCCGGGCCCGCACCCGGGCCGAGCTGGCGACCAAGCTGGCCGACCGCGAGGTCCCCGACGACGTCGCCGGTCGGCTGCTCGACCGCTTCACCGAGGTCGGGCTCATCGACGACGCCGCCTTCGCCCGCGACTGGGTCGAGCAGCGGCAGTCGGGGCGAGGCCTGGCCCGCCGGGCGCTGGCCCAGGAGCTGCGCCGCAAGGGCATCGACGACGAGGTCGCCCGCGAGGCGCTCGACGAGGTCGACGACGACGACGAGGAGCAGGCGGCCCGCCAGCTCGTGCGTGGCCGGATGCGCACGGTGGGCCGTCTCGAGCACGACAAGGCCGTACGTCGCATGGTGGGCATGCTGGCCCGCAAGGGCCACTCCAGCGGGGTCGCCTTCCGCGTCGTCAAGGAGGAGCTCGCTGCCCACGGCGTCGAGACCGCCGACGAGGGCCTCGACGGTCCGTGA
- a CDS encoding type IV toxin-antitoxin system AbiEi family antitoxin domain-containing protein: protein MPDERADLLCRQDGVVTREQLRALGAGEHDIRRWLRRRDLVVVHPGVYVDHTGPLTWRQRAWAATLAVGPAALHGVSALRAAHGVVRPGGREDGPIHVAVEHDRRVRPPEGVVLHRTRGLGGRVRWSASPPCVRPEEAVLDVAAEARDDHTAVAVLADAVQSRVTTTSRLQQALAGRPRMARRHFVGEVLADVGTGACSVLERAYLVDVERAHRLPRGDRQAPTVVGRPGARDVTYRTRGLVVELDGRLGHSTAADRDRDLQRDLDAAACADLRTVRLGWGQVLGRPCATAGLVATLLGSSVTPCPRCSTTGRTAATG from the coding sequence GTGCCAGACGAGCGTGCCGACCTGCTGTGCCGGCAGGACGGCGTCGTCACGCGCGAGCAGCTGCGTGCCCTGGGCGCCGGCGAGCACGACATCCGGCGGTGGCTGCGCCGGCGTGACCTCGTGGTGGTCCATCCCGGCGTGTACGTCGACCACACCGGCCCGCTGACGTGGCGGCAGCGCGCGTGGGCCGCCACCCTGGCCGTGGGGCCGGCCGCGCTGCACGGGGTGTCTGCCCTGCGCGCGGCCCACGGTGTCGTGCGACCGGGTGGCCGCGAGGACGGCCCGATCCACGTGGCGGTCGAGCACGACCGGCGGGTGCGACCACCCGAGGGAGTGGTCCTGCACCGCACCCGAGGTCTCGGCGGGCGCGTGCGGTGGAGCGCCTCGCCGCCGTGCGTGCGCCCGGAGGAGGCGGTGCTCGACGTGGCCGCGGAGGCCCGCGACGACCACACCGCCGTGGCGGTGCTGGCCGACGCGGTCCAGTCGCGCGTCACGACGACGTCCCGGCTGCAGCAGGCCCTGGCGGGTCGGCCGCGGATGGCTCGGCGGCACTTCGTGGGGGAGGTCCTCGCCGACGTCGGCACGGGGGCGTGCTCGGTCCTGGAGCGTGCCTACCTGGTCGACGTCGAGCGGGCGCACCGCCTGCCCCGTGGCGATCGCCAGGCGCCCACGGTGGTCGGGCGGCCAGGGGCCAGGGACGTGACCTACCGGACCCGGGGTCTCGTCGTGGAGCTCGACGGCCGGCTGGGGCACTCGACGGCGGCCGACCGCGACCGTGACCTGCAGCGAGACCTCGACGCGGCGGCGTGTGCCGACCTGCGCACCGTGCGCCTCGGGTGGGGCCAGGTGCTGGGTCGGCCGTGTGCGACCGCCGGACTGGTGGCCACCCTCCTCGGCAGTTCGGTCACCCCGTGCCCGCGCTGCTCGACGACGGGGAGGACTGCTGCCACCGGGTGA